In Microplitis demolitor isolate Queensland-Clemson2020A chromosome 10, iyMicDemo2.1a, whole genome shotgun sequence, the sequence gaatagaaaaaattttcagctgcaGTTGGCATTAAAGCAATtaatggtaattaaatttttatttttaattaattgacaaactattaaattaattgaaaacatCTAATATTTACCGAATGGTGTTGcgatttatttcttttgttacTCGATAAAATTTCCGCTCGGAATGTTTGAGGTTCATCTTCTTTGTCACTTTCCAAAACGGCCATTAAATATCCAATGTAAGAAGCAGCTAATCgaagagtttttattttagataacTTGGTGTCCGCCGGAACATTTGGAATACAATCTCTCAAATCAGCAAAGGCATTATTGATACTCTGAGTCCGtcttctttcttttttattagcgGTATTTCTTCTTTTAGGCCTTATAATTAATGTCGAACCGGTGTCATGAGTGATTGAGTTCATGTGGTGGTGAAGACTAAGCTGAAGGTGCTCCGAAGATCCAGCAGTAGATATATTGTTGTTTTGGTGATGAGTTACTGACATGGAAAAATCAATGTGACTTCTGATATCGGGTTTCTGTTGGCTTGAAttatggtgatgatgatgttgATGTGGTTCTTGGTACTGTTGATGCTGAGAGTAATGTAAACTTGAAGAATAAAGTTGTTGAGGTATGGAGTGAGAGTAATGTTGAATTGGAGATCCGTATATTGAATCTTGACCACTGAATTCTTCGATTGGCAATGGGGGAGTTGATGCCGTTGCACTTCCGGCGTCAGAACTACCGCCGGATATGCCTGAATCTCCTCCACAGCAAATTGGCTGACGGTCGACGTCGGACAAACCCATGGAATCttcaataaattacaaaaaaaaacgtgcTTTTGATTCCGGGCaatgatataaatatgaaggatgcaattattatatttttcatattatctGCGGGTTCCATGTCTATTTTGTCGGTCAAAAGATGACAATTTGAGACCAATACTATTTGGAGAAGAGAAACTGATCAGTTTCTTCTCTGGGAAaggagtttattaatttttttatagaaaaatctCTGGATATGTcaggaaagtaaaaaaataatatgagaaaATATCTCTGTATCAATGCAggtaatatgaaaaaaatgtgtGATGGGAAATATTCCGTTTTATAAAACGCGATTTCAGACATTGGGTGACGTCCGTCAACTTTATCTTCgtctgaaatcgtcttgtttcatcccttgttaTTAATTGTGGAAAAAAAACTGACAATATTCTGAtgctaaatttattattactctcTTTTATGCTGAATTAGCAAACTAACGATTTTGAAACATTGCAgactaaattttgaatatgaataaaaatgtataaattgtggaataaaaatttaaaaaattataactttactCTGTAATTATGATGATTATTGTTCAAAATCGTTACTTTTCTGATCACACTGTGggttttcaaattattcatcaCCAAAACATCcctaatttttatgaatatgaaTGAATTAGagatcagacaaatttaaaaatataaataattaaaaaaataatatttcgaaaaaatggacttattaatttcaaaatttcttagatgcctattttttcaaaatttaattttttgcatgatttactctatttattaataatttaaactttgtcTGATGCCTGcaacattcacactcatatttaaaattataaattaatacagtaaataatttttaaaaaaatatttcgaaaaaatggacttattaatttcaaaatttcttagatgcccattttttcaaaatttaattttttgcataatttactctatttatcaataatttaaactttgtcTGATGCCTGcaacattcacactcatatttaaaattataaattaatacagtaaataatttttaaaaaaatatttcgaaaaaatggACTTATTAATTTCGAAAGTTTgtaaatgcccattttttcaatatttaattttattaatcatatactgtattttttaataatttaaaatttgtccaTCTGCTGCAGTCACACTAATTagcagtaaaaattaccagtttttttctaattacaaAAATCTATTCGGATGACTGCtctgattagaaaaaaataaataacacaaGCTGCATAGTTTCCTACTTttcgattttaattatttcgctaaaaacattcaaataattaatcatcaaatagatgtaaaaaaaattaccataagGTCTTTGACTGACGTAATGATAGGGTTGATGCCATTGCGGATAATAATCAGTATGAGCTTCATATTCTCCCagcattataattaataaatatatttttcaccaaAACAAGTTACCAAAAATCACTTCAGTTCTTTTGAAAACAAACagtattaatttcaaatcactatcataaataacaacaaattGGAGAAGTACAAAATGACGTcaagtttatgaattttaaaaaaacacactaaataattaaaataattaatttaacaaataagtCAATTTTTGGAAACAAGACTAATAAGTAGTTGATCAGACGCGTGCGCGATCTAAGATGCTTTCAAACTAAGACTGATTCTACACGTTTCAACATCATCATATTATACTAGCagcaaaaatgaatataagaactacataagtatatttttgactttttgtCGATGTTATCTTGATCCAGTGGCAAGTGGGCAGACCCCAGTGTTAACCATTTAGCTCCGCCCAAAGGCGGGGTTATCTTCACCCACGCGAATATAAAACATAGTTGTACTGAGTTTAATTCAATTAGTAAATTGCTCTCAAGTCAGAGTGGGATATGATTTAATgctttcaaaaagttatattcGATAAAGAAAACTAATTGCCGATATTAGTTCTTCCGAATACTTGaggttacattttttttttttatttaattacattcttatctcatatatctatacatatagccgtgcaaaaaatttgttctgtttcaaaaaaaaattttttttaatggaaattgAACTTTATTGCAAATTGAAGGGATGCAGAGACATCCTTTACTCAATGGCTGAGGACTAGTAGATATCAGcatgtatacatttttttttatttattaataaataaatatatataaatatattttttatactttacaGGCGTTTTAAAAACTTGGTCCTTAATACCAGACTACTTTGCATGAAGAAAAAGATGTCCTTTGTGTTGACAAATTTCATTTCTAGGATCAGGTAATTTTCtaattgttttcgaaaaattaataactgagtttaaaaatttgagaaacttttgaaatttgaatttatattttttactttgaaaatattcaaagaaagaaaaatttcaattgaataCTGTTTGGGCAAgtttacgaaaatttttgaataaaaataatggaatGGAAATAatggaatttgaaaattgtgctggtttgaaaaatatgaaaaataaaagactaAATCATTCACAATTGAacgttgttttattttttataagaatttcaaaaaaaacaagatctggaaattgaaaatttgaatttttcaaagttcaaaaaatgatcaattaattatttgaaataattaaattttttttatgtatttaaaattataaagttaaaaaaaaatttattacgcataagaaaataaaaatttaaggattTCCGGGCGCCAAAAATCtttaaggaaa encodes:
- the LOC103571783 gene encoding heart- and neural crest derivatives-expressed protein 2 — encoded protein: MLGEYEAHTDYYPQWHQPYHYVSQRPYDSMGLSDVDRQPICCGGDSGISGGSSDAGSATASTPPLPIEEFSGQDSIYGSPIQHYSHSIPQQLYSSSLHYSQHQQYQEPHQHHHHHNSSQQKPDIRSHIDFSMSVTHHQNNNISTAGSSEHLQLSLHHHMNSITHDTGSTLIIRPKRRNTANKKERRRTQSINNAFADLRDCIPNVPADTKLSKIKTLRLAASYIGYLMAVLESDKEDEPQTFRAEILSSNKRNKSQHHSNDAYQNVSNFYEETSKCKGRTGWPQHMWAQELKQESPSTTTSATLTVSQLQ